The following nucleotide sequence is from Mycobacterium sp. 3519A.
TCGGGGTCCAGGCCGCGGCGCCTGCCCTGCAGCGCGCCGAACAGGAACACCCGCCGCGAGTGGTTGTACAGCAGGTCGTTCTCGGTGTCCCGGATGTATGCGGTGGTGTCTCGTACGAGTTGGGTGTCTGGTATCGCGATGCCCGCGATTGTCTGTGTAGTCATGGCATCAGTGTTGGTCCGCGTCGCCCCGCCCCGGCACTGTCCGCTGTGCCATTTTTCCCACAGAAAGCGACATAGGGTGGGGGCATGCCAACTGATCGACTCGTCGTGTTCGTGGTGTTCGACGGCATGAAACTGCTCGATGTGGCCGGGCCCGCGGAGGTGTTCGCGGAGGCGAACCGGTTCGGCGCCTCGTACGAGGTGGTGATGGCGTCGGTCGACGGCAGCGACGCGGTCACCTCCGTCGGCACCCGGTTGGCCGTGTCGACGTCGATTGCCGCGGTCGAAAAGGCCGACACCGTAGTGGTTTCGGGCGGCGACGATCTGGTCGGCCGACCCATCGACCCGCAACTGGTCGCCGCGGTGAAGGCGCTGTGCCCGCGCACCCGCCGGATGGCGTCCATCTGCACCGGGTCGTTCATCCTGGCGCAGGCGGGCCTGCTCGACGGGCGCCGCGCCACCACCCATTGGCGGCAGACCGGCCTGCTGTCGCGGGCGTACCCGAAGATCACCGTGGAACCGGACGCGATCTTCGTGCGCGACGGCGACATCTACACCTCGGCCGGGGTGTCGGCGGGCATCGACCTGGCGCTGGCACTGGTCGAAGACGACCACGGCGCCGACCTCGTCCGCGAGGTGGCCCGCTCGTTGGTGGTGTACCTGAAACGGGCAGGCGGGCAGTCGCAGTTCTCCGCGCTCGTCGAATCCCGGCCGCCGGAGCGCTCGCAGTTGCGCGCGGTCACCGAGGCGATCGCCGCCGACCCCGGCGCCAATCACACCGTGAAAACCCTTGCCGCGCAAGCAGCTTTGAGCACCCGCCAGCTGACCCGGTTGTTTCAGACCGAACTCGGCACCACGCCTGCCCGTTATGTCGAGATGATCCGGATCGATGCTGCGCGCTCGGCGCTCGACGCCGGTCGTTCGGTGACCGATTCCGCCCGGTTGGCGGGCTTCGGCAGCGCCGAGACGCTGCGCCGGGTGTTCGTCAGCCAGCTCGGCATCTCACCGAAGGCCTACCGCGACAGGTTCAAATCCACCGGCGCGATCGCGTCATGACGCGTGTAACGCCTTGCGTAACGCCGCGAGTCCGCGCTCTGCGGCGGCCGTGGCGGCGGGCACGACGCCCGCATAGCCGAGATAGCCGTGGATCAAGGTCTCGGCGTTGTGCAGTTGGACCGGCACACCGGCCGCGGTGAGCAGTTCGGCGTAGCGGGCGCCGTCGTCGCGCAGCGGGTCATGCCCTGCGACGGCGATGTAGGCAGGCGGGAGTTCGGTCAGGTCCTCGGCCCGTCCAGGAGCCAGCGTCGCCGGCATCTCGGAAAGGTCCAAATCGCCTACGTACCAACGCCCGAACCCGCCGACCGACGCTCGGTCGAGCAGCGGCGCATCCGCGTTCTCGGCGAACGACGGCAGCGAGGTGTCCCACGTGGTGGCTGGATACCACAGCAGCTGGAAACGAATCGGCGGCCCGCCCGCATCGCGCGCGAGAAGCGCGACCACCGCGGCGAGGTTACCGCCCGCGGAGTCGCCCGCCACCGCCATCCGGTCAGGGTCGGCGCCCAGTTGATCCGCGTTCGCCGCCACCCATTGCGTTGCGGCCCAAGAATCTTCGACCGCGGCCGGGTACGGGTGCTCAGGGGCGAGCCGGTACTCCACCGACACCACCACCGCGTCGGCGCCGACCGCATGACTGCGCGCATCCCCGTCGTAGCTGTCGAGGTCTCCGACGCACCATCCGCCGCCGTGCAGGAAGACGACCACCGGCAGCGTCTCCTGCGTTGTCGGCGGCCGGTAGATCCGGATCCGGATGGGCCCCGCGGGCCCCTCGATGGTGCGGTCCTCGGTGTGCACCTCCGGATGCACCTGGCGGCGCGGCAGGTCGCGGAACCGCTGCCTCGCGGCCTCGACGCCGCCGTCGGTTGTCAACTGAAACGGAACGGCCTTTAGTACCTTCAGCAGGATGGCGTCGACCGCGGGCTTGGCAACGGACACGGGGACACCGTACGCACATCCGCGGACGCGGATCCTGTGGGTGGCCGCCGTGATCGTCGGCGCCTGTTACGGCGTTTTCCTGATCGCCACGGCCCTGCGGCTGCCCCATGGCGCCGAACTCACCGGCCAGTTCCTGCTGCAGCCCGCGGTCAAGGCGCTGACGGCGGTCCTGCTTGCAGCCGCGGCGCTGACCCACCCGATCCAGCGTGAGCGACGCTGGCTGGTCGCGGCGCTGCTGTTCTCAGCCGCCGGGGACTTCCTGCTGGCGATGCCGTGGTGGGCGCCGTCGTTCGTGCTCGGCCTTGCCGCGTTCCTGATCGCGCACCTGTGCTTCCTGGCGGCCCTGATCCCGCTGGTCGCGCGCTCTCGGCGGCGACTGGCCGCCGCGGCAGTCATGGTGGCCGCCTGCGTCGCGCTGCTGGTGTGGTTCTGGCCCCGACTGCTCGCCGAGGGGATGGCCGTTCCCGTCACGGTGTACATCGCTGTGCTCGGCGCGATGGTGTGTGCGGCGCTGCTGGCCCGGCTGCCGACGCCGTGGACCGCGCTTGGCGCGGTGTGCTTCGCGGTGTCCGACGGCATGATCGGCATCGGCAAGTTCGTCCTTGCACCAACAAACACAGAGGCACTCGCCGTGCCGATCTGGTGGGCGTATGCCGCGTCGATCGTGCTCATCACGGCCGGCTTCTTCTTCGGCCGCAAGTGACCACCACCCGACACCCGGCCGAGCACGAGCCCATCGCCCGTGTGCTGCCCATGTTGACGGTGCCGCATCTGGACCGCGAATTCGACTACCTGGTGTCGGCCGAGCAGTCCGACGACGCGCAGCCAGGGGTACGCGTCCGAGTCCGCTTCCACGGCAGACTCGTTGACGCGTTCGTCCTTGAAAGACGCTCGGACACAGACCATGTCGGCAAGCTGGGTTGGCTGGACCGTGTCGTGTCGGCTGAGCGGGTGCTGACGCCGGAGGTGCGCCGCCTCGTCGACGCCGTCGCGGCGCGATACGCCGGCACCCGCGCCGACGTGTTGCGACTGGCGGTGCCGCCGCGGCACGCAGCGGTCGAGAAGCAGTCGGCACCCGAACTCGCGCCGCTGGCGGTCAAACCGGTCGACACCGCCGCGTGGTCCGAATACGGACGCGGCGAACAGTTCCTCGGCGCTCTCGGTGACGGCCGCGCCGCGCGCGCGGTCTGGCAGGCGCTGCCGGGGGAGAGGTGGACCGACCGGCTTGCCGAAGCGGCCGCGGTGACGGTGAGTTC
It contains:
- a CDS encoding lysoplasmalogenase, with the translated sequence MASTAGLATDTGTPYAHPRTRILWVAAVIVGACYGVFLIATALRLPHGAELTGQFLLQPAVKALTAVLLAAAALTHPIQRERRWLVAALLFSAAGDFLLAMPWWAPSFVLGLAAFLIAHLCFLAALIPLVARSRRRLAAAAVMVAACVALLVWFWPRLLAEGMAVPVTVYIAVLGAMVCAALLARLPTPWTALGAVCFAVSDGMIGIGKFVLAPTNTEALAVPIWWAYAASIVLITAGFFFGRK
- a CDS encoding GlxA family transcriptional regulator, which translates into the protein MPTDRLVVFVVFDGMKLLDVAGPAEVFAEANRFGASYEVVMASVDGSDAVTSVGTRLAVSTSIAAVEKADTVVVSGGDDLVGRPIDPQLVAAVKALCPRTRRMASICTGSFILAQAGLLDGRRATTHWRQTGLLSRAYPKITVEPDAIFVRDGDIYTSAGVSAGIDLALALVEDDHGADLVREVARSLVVYLKRAGGQSQFSALVESRPPERSQLRAVTEAIAADPGANHTVKTLAAQAALSTRQLTRLFQTELGTTPARYVEMIRIDAARSALDAGRSVTDSARLAGFGSAETLRRVFVSQLGISPKAYRDRFKSTGAIAS
- a CDS encoding alpha/beta hydrolase; this encodes MSVAKPAVDAILLKVLKAVPFQLTTDGGVEAARQRFRDLPRRQVHPEVHTEDRTIEGPAGPIRIRIYRPPTTQETLPVVVFLHGGGWCVGDLDSYDGDARSHAVGADAVVVSVEYRLAPEHPYPAAVEDSWAATQWVAANADQLGADPDRMAVAGDSAGGNLAAVVALLARDAGGPPIRFQLLWYPATTWDTSLPSFAENADAPLLDRASVGGFGRWYVGDLDLSEMPATLAPGRAEDLTELPPAYIAVAGHDPLRDDGARYAELLTAAGVPVQLHNAETLIHGYLGYAGVVPAATAAAERGLAALRKALHAS